In bacterium, one genomic interval encodes:
- a CDS encoding SLBB domain-containing protein has protein sequence MKVRSKRAPRVQVAAWCWLGLLIFGIAAASAQDTNRETSLRSDILKRAQSAAPSLSATAYEGVLDRDAYLLGPGDKLILQIWSPSYEELPTVVSGEGRIAVPFAGPVKVAGLTLTDAETAVSREFDTALRRGRISISLLEPRQFRVHVTGQVVMPGTVTVPATARVADAIAQAGGTKRTYQIAGADTVFTPLAALREIELRSAVTGDVTPVDLQSFFSGGSLAANPYVTDGATIYVPPRSAGQTVGIFGEVRMPGIYDYFSGDNVGSLIALAGGLTALADSNLVTLQHAEGAATKVNFSLSSLATPVKPGERVFVGGVPRDVLHGSVTVGGQVARPGGYAIVPGKTTVAELLEQAGGYLPQASAQSARLERKGDERLAEERGRLSRIPMKTGTKDDPTMLADQEMAAEFARWTYGTVVLDLTAEAGEPGYAGDVVLMDGDQLDVPAQPLGVRVLGYVNHAGEVPWQDGADLNHYVAMAGGKNRAGWLGRSVILKARNGSQLRYSQQVTVDPGDVLFIPQRPRTTGWERVKDILTVVAQLATVVLVVDTATK, from the coding sequence GTGAAGGTCAGAAGTAAACGCGCGCCGCGCGTGCAGGTCGCGGCATGGTGTTGGCTTGGACTGTTGATCTTTGGGATTGCCGCAGCGTCAGCACAGGACACGAATCGCGAGACGTCGTTGCGGTCGGACATCTTGAAGCGGGCTCAGAGCGCCGCGCCGAGTCTGTCTGCTACGGCCTATGAAGGCGTGCTCGACCGCGACGCGTATCTACTGGGACCGGGCGACAAACTGATCTTACAAATCTGGAGTCCGTCCTACGAAGAGCTTCCGACGGTCGTGTCCGGTGAAGGCCGCATTGCCGTGCCCTTTGCCGGTCCGGTCAAGGTTGCGGGTCTCACGCTAACGGATGCTGAAACGGCGGTTTCGCGCGAGTTCGACACCGCGCTTCGCCGTGGTCGTATATCCATCTCATTGCTCGAACCGCGCCAGTTTCGGGTCCATGTCACTGGACAGGTGGTCATGCCCGGAACAGTCACAGTGCCGGCGACGGCCCGGGTGGCTGACGCGATTGCGCAGGCCGGTGGCACGAAGCGGACGTATCAGATTGCCGGAGCCGATACCGTGTTTACGCCCCTGGCGGCGTTGCGCGAGATCGAGTTGCGATCCGCAGTTACGGGTGACGTAACGCCGGTGGATTTACAATCGTTCTTTTCGGGTGGTTCATTGGCCGCCAATCCGTACGTAACAGATGGCGCGACGATTTACGTTCCGCCCAGAAGTGCGGGGCAGACGGTAGGCATCTTTGGCGAAGTTCGCATGCCCGGAATCTATGATTACTTTTCCGGTGACAACGTTGGCTCTTTGATTGCACTGGCCGGTGGTTTGACAGCGCTGGCGGATTCCAATCTGGTCACACTCCAGCATGCCGAGGGCGCGGCGACGAAGGTGAACTTCTCCCTATCGTCTTTGGCCACGCCGGTTAAGCCGGGCGAGCGTGTGTTTGTGGGCGGGGTGCCGCGCGATGTCCTTCATGGATCAGTCACAGTCGGCGGTCAGGTTGCGCGACCCGGCGGATACGCCATCGTGCCCGGGAAAACGACGGTGGCCGAGCTTCTGGAGCAGGCGGGCGGCTATCTGCCGCAGGCCTCGGCGCAGTCGGCGCGGCTGGAGCGCAAAGGTGACGAACGCTTGGCGGAGGAGCGGGGTAGATTGTCGCGGATCCCGATGAAGACGGGCACAAAGGACGATCCGACGATGCTTGCTGACCAGGAAATGGCGGCGGAGTTCGCCCGCTGGACGTACGGCACTGTGGTGCTGGACTTGACGGCGGAGGCAGGCGAGCCGGGTTATGCTGGCGATGTCGTCCTAATGGATGGTGATCAATTGGATGTCCCGGCCCAGCCCCTGGGTGTGCGCGTCTTAGGGTACGTGAATCACGCGGGCGAGGTCCCGTGGCAGGACGGCGCCGACCTGAACCACTACGTGGCGATGGCAGGCGGCAAGAATCGCGCGGGTTGGTTGGGACGGTCGGTCATTCTGAAGGCGCGCAACGGGTCACAATTGCGTTATTCGCAGCAAGTGACCGTGGACCCGGGTGACGTGCTGTTTATTCCGCAGCGGCCGCGGACGACGGGTTGGGAGCGAGTGAAAGATATTCTCACCGTGGTGGCACAGTTGGCCACCGTGGTGTTGGTGGTGGATACCGCAACTAAGTAA
- a CDS encoding Ig-like domain-containing protein: protein MKHIRWAALFVAVVAMLLSGVGCEQKSTGDNNQNGGSIGSIQIVTGAINDTLEFLPADSASTTVTIIVSDDNGNVMRDVKVDISLANANLGVIEYVDTDRRDTTDAVGRVNAVFRTFARAGDQIITASAGGRTATRTLFIREQDDAINGLTLVITPKQLEASPSVEDSAQISVTITDAANRGVRNVALTLRASGGRLVIPSVTDSTGKTSTWWYNNRQFGEFTITVQAGSITATDTVTVTEVQDILGTLTIATSEPVIEADGCITAATITASLKNQFGEAVRGDTIRFGAPELGAINTIAITDCLGIAMAQFCGMTIPNDQDPADSSMVVARYEKWGLRDTVNVRIIPAAGIGNVNLGVSNTVGVAGVDSVALNVFVQFANGAPVNGYWVKFRYTPCGDFKYDSLRLVNGSPDSVNYYYLCQAVPQSPVKLVATVDGIPSDTMQVLVIPGQASSVRLDPIPPTTIGVPVQVNAAVVDTFNNPVQAGTSVGFLSTIGAIPAFSSTDADGWARPMLNPGTTAGVGLVKSFLASGGDTSITTLIVQSGNVSTLTGTLVPTSLQAQGSGGQDWAQVSARVYDDNGNPVEDGQWVRFRLTTFPAGTNINGNGILDSAVTAGGLAMATVNAGAAVGPVMVSVCVSVNGQEQCVPVTGSVVAGPPFEIGIGVDEVGEDAGGAAWDVEISALVKDAVQNNVINGTNVFFEVSPPELAQILSESVVVGNENMDGDERPGVAFTTLRYNSMATNSTVTITARTGNGVEANFDFTLPIQEPTINLDALPGSWHFIANGNPCRIQLRAEVRDGHSVLINDQEVYYSSQRGRMFANQQGTGPAISTDFTGPNFGEPDGQCSIFLVDSVGFIFPDPLTPEIPGEVRVEVVGYESATNSQVINFRR from the coding sequence ATGAAACACATCCGCTGGGCAGCTTTGTTTGTCGCCGTGGTGGCGATGCTGCTAAGTGGCGTCGGCTGCGAACAGAAGTCGACGGGAGACAACAACCAGAATGGCGGTTCGATCGGCTCGATCCAAATCGTGACCGGTGCGATCAACGACACTCTGGAGTTTTTGCCGGCAGATTCGGCATCCACGACCGTCACGATTATCGTCTCTGATGACAATGGTAATGTGATGCGTGACGTGAAGGTTGACATCAGCCTGGCCAACGCCAATCTTGGCGTGATCGAATATGTTGACACGGACCGCCGGGACACGACTGACGCGGTCGGCCGTGTGAATGCGGTCTTCCGCACGTTTGCGCGCGCGGGCGATCAGATCATCACTGCGAGCGCCGGAGGCCGCACGGCCACACGGACGCTGTTCATTCGGGAACAGGACGACGCGATTAATGGCCTGACACTGGTCATTACGCCCAAGCAGCTGGAAGCCTCGCCGTCAGTCGAAGACTCGGCACAGATTTCCGTGACGATTACCGACGCAGCCAACCGCGGCGTGCGCAACGTGGCGCTGACGCTCCGCGCCAGCGGCGGTCGTCTGGTGATTCCGAGTGTGACCGACTCAACGGGCAAGACCTCGACGTGGTGGTACAACAATCGCCAGTTCGGAGAATTTACGATCACAGTGCAGGCTGGTTCGATTACCGCGACCGATACTGTTACCGTTACCGAAGTTCAGGACATCCTCGGCACGCTGACCATTGCGACGTCTGAACCGGTGATCGAGGCCGACGGCTGCATTACGGCGGCGACAATTACGGCATCGCTCAAGAATCAATTTGGTGAAGCCGTCCGCGGCGACACGATTCGCTTTGGTGCGCCCGAGCTTGGCGCCATCAATACGATCGCGATTACCGACTGTCTCGGTATTGCCATGGCGCAATTCTGCGGTATGACGATTCCGAACGATCAGGATCCGGCGGACTCGTCCATGGTCGTGGCCCGCTATGAGAAGTGGGGCCTGCGTGATACCGTGAACGTGCGCATCATCCCTGCCGCGGGTATCGGCAACGTCAACCTCGGCGTTTCCAACACGGTTGGTGTCGCGGGTGTGGACTCGGTGGCGCTGAACGTCTTCGTGCAGTTCGCCAATGGCGCGCCGGTCAACGGCTATTGGGTGAAGTTCCGCTACACGCCGTGCGGCGATTTCAAGTACGACTCGCTGCGGCTGGTCAATGGTTCCCCCGACTCGGTGAACTACTACTATCTGTGTCAGGCCGTGCCGCAAAGCCCGGTGAAACTGGTGGCTACCGTGGACGGCATCCCTTCCGATACGATGCAAGTGCTCGTTATCCCTGGGCAAGCGTCATCCGTTCGGTTGGATCCGATTCCGCCGACGACGATTGGCGTGCCGGTGCAGGTCAATGCCGCCGTGGTTGATACCTTCAACAACCCCGTTCAGGCGGGTACCAGCGTAGGCTTCTTGTCCACTATTGGTGCTATTCCGGCTTTTTCGTCCACGGACGCGGATGGCTGGGCGCGGCCAATGTTGAACCCCGGCACGACGGCCGGCGTCGGCCTGGTGAAATCGTTCTTGGCTTCGGGTGGAGATACTTCCATTACGACGCTGATCGTGCAGTCGGGCAATGTCAGCACCTTGACGGGCACCTTAGTCCCGACCAGCTTGCAGGCACAGGGCTCGGGCGGCCAGGATTGGGCGCAGGTCTCGGCCCGCGTCTATGATGACAATGGTAACCCGGTGGAAGATGGCCAGTGGGTGCGCTTCCGCCTGACGACGTTCCCGGCTGGAACGAATATCAACGGCAACGGCATTCTGGACTCGGCGGTCACCGCCGGTGGTCTAGCAATGGCCACAGTGAACGCTGGAGCGGCGGTTGGTCCGGTTATGGTTAGCGTGTGCGTCTCCGTAAATGGTCAGGAACAATGCGTTCCGGTGACTGGTTCGGTTGTAGCGGGTCCGCCCTTTGAAATCGGTATTGGTGTGGACGAAGTCGGCGAGGACGCCGGTGGTGCTGCATGGGATGTTGAAATCAGCGCACTCGTTAAGGATGCGGTGCAGAACAACGTCATCAATGGCACGAACGTCTTCTTCGAAGTCAGCCCGCCGGAACTGGCGCAGATTCTATCGGAATCTGTCGTGGTCGGCAACGAGAATATGGACGGCGACGAACGTCCGGGCGTGGCCTTCACGACGCTGCGTTACAATTCGATGGCGACCAACAGCACCGTGACCATCACAGCGCGCACTGGTAACGGCGTCGAAGCCAACTTTGACTTCACGCTGCCGATTCAGGAGCCGACGATTAACCTCGACGCCCTGCCCGGCTCGTGGCACTTTATCGCCAATGGCAACCCGTGCCGCATTCAGTTGCGTGCCGAGGTGCGTGACGGCCATTCGGTCTTGATCAATGACCAGGAAGTCTACTATTCGTCGCAGCGCGGCCGTATGTTCGCCAATCAGCAGGGTACCGGCCCGGCGATCAGCACGGACTTCACGGGCCCGAACTTCGGCGAACCGGACGGACAATGCTCGATTTTCCTGGTTGACTCCGTAGGCTTCATCTTCCCGGATCCGCTGACGCCCGAAATACCGGGTGAGGTGCGCGTGGAAGTCGTGGGCTATGAGAGCGCGACGAATTCACAGGTCATCAACTTCCGCCGCTAA